The proteins below are encoded in one region of Festucalex cinctus isolate MCC-2025b chromosome 2, RoL_Fcin_1.0, whole genome shotgun sequence:
- the LOC144014429 gene encoding interphotoreceptor matrix proteoglycan 2-like isoform X2: MAGKHRGLWLWTLGLLLLSGCINMDTGDETEGSAEDLQLLLRHHGSMARRKRNLLFPSGVKLCSQETLDQAVSNHLNYFHLRVCQETVWEAFKIFWDQLPQRDQYRDWVGRCMDGSISIKEIGRFFSQSEEHISLIRSRVGMAAPMSSSESLAGTPNEGLLTSAQPEIPDQDAPTSTQEEVLEGELTKTPVELTYDTVVAAAPDKSVGCGSNVASHPDTTTKVVPPDAIVTLISKPTAQVPQEDSRVGVTALTEEGFPDTFQPDVVAEETKLEKEKSSEDVDRATNKEAPMMATKESVELVDEAREEEPAESPAEAHIIPAETEIVTVGEETDPSGVSSKGADTGPEELGTQDGREDITHTIAESSSKSSEPEAPITETQTNIDESHPESDDDDDDDDDDDDDASPVISLESSEKLLPGTESEVPEVMEELEEDYEVGRTSELTTQSSPLEVDNAGELDVFPDVEEEFLGEDLGPVISSEDDDLPESIWARPAEVPPDTVHIFTDTPFHETVVKATVESDTIVEATPSIYVPASTTYIVEYNNGNFPDTTVSPLKPDDLLNFPFKSQENSLHNEIDDNFLRPVKDQMVELSITLREESYNGALRDPSSVHYQQLARHFTRRVRDAFAKLPGFKNVFVIEFRPQKDLERGLVVHVHYAISLAVDSDGISNATMDFIRLQNNLVEKNYPAAAVEEPTVVYTITDFRNYITEALRKDNFLTNSSLGTHSDPLLLENAENLLPPGSPTNRPADIYDNMDNVLAAERPPNAAGDGMENSDVFLKKDDFLFDSFDSWKDVKSEAVSENDVFTIDESTTFPPTADRIPSLLPGTQDSDENIEKEGFLVSNAPAAGNKPLQGDHETSNAPLQPPQKGLEVTMDFGSGSGFSGDGQEGVLQSWGVETSFYGESNLEVLPPPDLEETDEDDGIQEVAEGLGQSLTSEQDGVVGFESTPSTPLRPLPTLEDSMPDGYMENQFLDQVLFTPHISTNPRFSTTDVPVFSPKGTLTVELSVQTVEASGLYEESQVAQDQHNSVTITGTHQVQTGSHEHPVLEPEVAVTSATTNAFDTAYEEPHLEAVPPQSPPEEILPEEPNLPPPETHHNDLEVLEEQLIAFSQPTTPVVVTLEDDMLVDEILAVTTAATVTAPVTTLSPVSSDPNPIALSPEKDSPFTRVSDSAPEDDDTLNAELSNHEDHVQFSTVSSEVSGKKYADLGSNSGGLKTATLMVPEKANSTEATEIQTIKHNLAGVTDIDVSLDMLQYGGMVTEGDSSGYSSGVQGSELDAIALPTRPIQALTVFFRLRVTNMAFSMDLFNKSSPEYKALEQRFLQLLVPYLQSNLNNFQNLEILNFRNGSIVVNSRMRFGKPVSRGVANVVFLILEDFANTAYQTMNLAIDKYSLDVESGDNADPCKFQACNAFSQCMVNRWSGEAECVCDAGYLSVDGLPCQSICDVQEDFCLNDGKCDIIAGKGAICRCRVGENWWYRGEHCEEYVSEPLVVGIAIASVVGFLVVAAGIIFFLARTLREQYDTEDMEDPLRRGGSVPTLERATKFNPMFESDPVTTQYYRRYDDDLPQYSSPTATSNELSSEEVRHIYQNMALTKEEIQERLRIIELCARDQHFADFVRQTQVYLERRGSSTT, from the exons TTCTGAAAGTTTGGCGGGGACTCCGAATGAAGGACTTTTGACCAGCGCCCAGCCAG AAATCCCTGACCAAGATGCTCCAACCTCTACACAAGAGGAAGTCCTTGAAGGAGAATTAACAAAGACTCCTGTGGAGTTGACCTATGACACTGTTGTTGCTGCTGCGCCAGACAAGTCGGTAGGCTGCGGCTCTAACGTCGCAAGTCACCCTGACACGACCACTAAGGTTGTTCCTCCTGATGCTATTGTAACGCTAATCTCTAAGCCGACTGCCCAGGTCCCACAAGAGGATAGTCGTGTAGGGGTCACCGCTTTAACCGAGGAAGGTTTTCCAGATACGTTTCAACCAGACGTGGTGGCGGAAGAaacaaaattggaaaaagaGAAAAGTAGTGAAGATGTCGATAGAGCCACAAACAAGGAAGCACCAATGATGGCTACAAAAGAGTCTGTCGAATTAGTTGATGAGGCACGAGAGGAAGAACCAGCCGAAAGTCCAGCTGAAGCACACATTATCCCTGCAGAGACAGAGATTGTCACAGTCGGGGAGGAGACGGACCCTTCAGGTGTCAGTTCTAAGGGAGCTGATACTGGACCTGAAGAACTTGGTACACAAGATGGAAGGGAAGACATCACACACACAATAGCAGAATCCTCATCAAAAAGTTCTGAACCTGAAGCTCCGATTACGGAAACTCAAACGAACATTGACGAGTCGCATCCAgagtctgatgatgatgatgatgatgatgatgatgatgatgatgatgcaagtCCAGTTATTTCTCTGGAGAGTTCAGAGAAATTACTTCCAGGGACTGAATCTGAAGTTCCAGAAGTTATGGAGGAACTTGAGGAAGACTATGAGGTGGGACGTACATCAGAACTGACCACGCAGAGTTCTCCACTTGAAGTTGATAATGCAGGTGAATTGGACGTATTTCCCGATGTTGAGGAAGAGTTTCTGGGTGAAGATCTTGGCCCAGTGATCTCTTCTGAGGATGATGACCTGCCAGAAAGTATCTGGGCACGTCCTGCGGAGGTTCCCCCTGACACAGTCCATATCTTTACCGATACACCTTTCCATGAAACAGTTGTTAAAGCCACTGTGGAGAGCGATACCATTGTTGAGGCCACACCGAGCATATACGTGCCAGCCAGTACAACGTATATCGTGGAATACAACAATGGTAACTTTCCAGATACCACAGTGAGCCCCCTGAAGCCCGATGACTTGCTAAATTTCCCCTTTAAGTCACAGGAGAACTCG CTTCATAATGAAATTGACGACAACTTCCTGAGGCCAGTGAAGGACCAGATGGTGGAGCTCAGTATTACACTGAGAGAAGAATCCTACAACGGTGCTCTGAGAGACCCGAGCAGTGTCCACTACCAGCAACTAGCTCGACATTTCACTCGCAGG GTTCGAGACGCCTTTGCAAAACTGCCAGGCTTCaagaatgtctttgtcattgaATTCAG ACCTCAAAAGGATCTGGAACG TGGTCTGGTGGTTCACGTCCACTATGCTATCAGTTTAGCGGTGGATAGTGATGGCATCTCCAATGCCACAATGGATTTCATCAGGCTGCAGAACAACCTGGTTGAGAAGAACTaccctgctgctgctgttgaggAGCCAACCGTTGTTTACACCATCACAGACTTCCGCAACTACATTACAGAAGCTCTCCGCAAAGACAATTTCCTGACCAACAGTAGCCTGGGGACCCACTCCGACCCGCTGCTGCTCGAGAACG CTGAGAATTTGTTACCTCCAGGGAGCCCGACGAATCGACCAGCCGACATCTATGACAACATG GATAACGTCCTTGCTGCGGAGAGACCACCAAATGCAGCGGGTGACGGGATGGAGAATAGTGATGTTTTTCTGAAGAAGGATGACTTCCTTTTTGACTCATTCGACTCATGGAAAGACGTAAAGAGTGAAGCAGTGAGTGAAAACGACGTCTTCACGATAGACGAGAGTACAACATTTCCACCTACCGCCGACAGGATACCAAGTCTGCTGCCAGGTACACAAGACT CTGACGAAAATATTGAAAAGGAAGGTTTTCTAGTAAGCAATGCTCCTGCTGCTGGAAACAAGCCTCTCCAAGGGGATCATGAAACTTCCAATGCTCCACTTCAACCTCCTCAGAAAGGACTTGAGGTCACGATGGATTTTGGATCTGGCTCTGGTTTCTCAGGAGATGGGCAGGAAGGCGTTCTTCAGTCTTGGGGAGTGGAAACAAGCTTTTATGGTGAAAGCAATTTGGAGGTCCTGCCACCACCGGATCTGGAAGAGACAGATGAGGATGATGGAATCCAGGAAGTAGCTGAAGGGCTTGGTCAGTCACTAACCAGCGAGCAGGATGGCGTCGTGGGTTTCGAGTCTACCCCTTCGACACCTCTACGGCCGCTTCCTACATTAGAGGACTCTATGCCAGATGGATACATGGAGAACCAGTTCTTGGATCAGGTTTTATTTACACCACACATCAGCACAAACCCACGTTTCTCTACCACCGATGTGCCCGTATTTTCGCCCAAAGGCACCTTGACAGTCGAGTTGTCGGTGCAAACAGTGGAAGCATCTGGCCTCTATGAAGAGTCTCAGGTGGCGCAGGACCAACACAATTCTGTGACAATTACTGGCACACATCAAGTGCAGACCGGGTCCCATGAGCACCCAGTTTTGGAGCCAGAAGTGGCAGTGACAAGCGCAACCACAAACGCTTTTGACACTGCATATGAAGAACCACACCTTGAGGCCGTACCTCCTCAGTCGCCTCCTGAGGAGATTTTACCCGAAGAACCCAATTTGCCACCTCCAGAAACCCACCATAATGACCTTGAGGTATTAGAGGAGCAACTTATCGCGTTCTCTCAACCAACAACGCCTGTGGTTGTTACTCTGGAAGACGACATGCTTGTAGATGAAATCTTAGCTGTCACGACTGCTGCTACTGTTACTGCTCCTGTTACCACTTTATCTCCTGTTAGTTCAGACCCCAACCCCATTGCCCTCTCTCCTGAGAAGGATTCACCTTTCACCCGAGTGTCAGATTCAGCGCCCGAAGACGACGATACACTTAATGCTGAGCTTTCCAATCACGAAGATCATGTTCAATTCAGCACAGTGTCTTCAGAAGTCAGCGGGAAAAAATATGCCGATTTGGGATCAAACTCGGGCGGTCTTAAAACGGCAACTTTGATGGTTCCGGAAAAGGCGAACAGTACAGAAGCAACCGAAATCCAGACTATCAAGCACAACCTGGCTGGTGTGACAGACATTGATGTCAGCCTTGACATGCTCCAGTATGGCGGCATGGTAACAGAAGGTGACAGCAGCGGCTACTCCAGTGGGGTGCAGGGCTCAGAGCTGGATGCTATTGCACTGCCGACCAGGCCAATCCAAGCCTTGACGGTGTTCTTCAGACTCCGGGTGACCAACATGGCATTCTCAATGGACCTTTTCAACAAGAGCTCGCCTGAATACAAAGCACTGGAGCAACGGTTTCTACAACTG cTGGTTCCGTACTTGCAGTCCAACCTAAACAACTTCCAGAATTTAGAGATCCTCAACTTCAGAAATGGCAGTATTGTGGTCAATAGCCGAATGAGGTTTGGCAAGCCGGTTTCGAGAGGTGTTGCCAATGTTGTTTTCCTTATCCTTGAGGACTTTGCAAACACTGCCTACCAGACCATGAACCTGGCCATTGATAAGTACTCACTGGATGTTGAATCAG GTGATAACGCGGATCCGTGCAAGTTCCAGGCATGTAACGCCTTCTCGCAATGTATGGTCAACCGCTGGTCCGGCGAGGCCGAGTGTGTTTGCGACGCTGGATATCTGAGCGTGGACGGCCTGCCTTGTCAGAGCATCTGCGACGTGCAGGAAGACTTCTGCCTCAATGACGGCAAATGTGACATCATTGCTGGCAAGGGCGCCATCTGCAG GTGTCGCGTAGGAGAGAACTGGTGGTACCGCGGGGAGCACTGCGAAGAGTACGTCTCTGAGCCGCTGGTGGTCGGCATTGCCATTGCCTCAGTTGTGGGTTTCCTTGTGGTGGCGGCAGGAATCATCTTCTTCCTGGCCAGGACCCTGCGCGAGCAGTATGACACAGAGGACATGGAGGATCCGTTGCG ACGAGGTGGCAGCGTGCCCACTCTGGAACGTGCCACGAAATTTAACCCCATGTTTGAGAGCGACCCAGTCACCACCCAGTATTATCGTCGCTATGACGACGACCTTCCCCAGTACAGCAGCCCCACCGCCACGTCCAATGAGCTCAGTAGCGAGGAGGTCCGGCACATCTACCAGAACATGGCGCTCACCAAAGAA GAGATCCAGGAGCGTCTAAGGATCATCGAGCTGTGCGCCAGGGATCAACATTTTGCCGACTTTGTGCGGCAGACACAAGT ATACCTGGAACGACGGGGAAGCTCCACCACATAA